From the Oceanobacillus kimchii X50 genome, the window TTTCTCTTTATCAAGCTAATTCGAAATAACAAACGGTGAAAAAATAAGTTTGATCTGATTCAACTTTAAATATTTGCTTACATATGTTGGAGTTCAATTTTTGTAGGAGTCTTTATGTAGTCATTTACTAAAGATTTATTTGTGGAGAATACCATATTTGCAAGTTATGCAATGGTAGGTTATTTATCAGAGTAGCTATACGAGGTGAAGGATGAGAATGAAGACCAAAACAAGTTGCTATTGAACTAGCTAATATTGGCACGACAAAATGGCCTAAACATACTGTAAACAGTTTTGGTCCACTAAAATATTGATATATTATTAAAAACACAACAAATAGACTAGAATGAATTCTGTTTATATATGTTACACTATTACTATAATAGACCGGCTTCACATGAGGGTGCTAGGTACACACATTTCCTTTAAAGGTATTTCCTTTGAAGGGGGGTGGTGCCTATGGATATGGAAGGCGTATTGACGCTTATGATTTCTTTTGGAACACTGATTGCGTTTATTATGTCCGAGATCAACCAAAAAAAATAACCCCTCATGTGCTTTAGCCCGGCGCTGAGGGATTATTGCCTTCGGTGTGCCTTCCCCGCTTTTGGGGTTGGTCTATTGGAAGTCGTCTCATGTTTAGTTACATGAGACGACTTTTTATTTATCGTCTTACTCTCTATCTATAATATACCATATTTTAATTATTATGATAAGTAAAATTTAAACTAGAACTTATTGGTCTTCTTTTGTTGGCCCCATAACACCAGGTACAGATAAACCAGCTTGTCTTAATAACACAGTCATTTGACCACGATGATGTGTTTGATGATCAACCATCTTTCTTAGTATCGCACCACGAGGGATAGGTGTACCAAAACTGTCCACTTGTTCATTTAACGCTTCATCAGTAAGTTGTTGTTCTACCTGATCTTTTACCATCTGAACCATTTTATTATATGCTTCTGCTATGTCTTTCGCTTTTTCAGGGACTTGATCTGGATCATGTGACAAATCAATATCCAGGCCAACTAATTTCCCAAAAAAAGCAGGACTGTTAACTAAATGCCAACCTAACCAACCAAGTGTACTATGATTTTCAACAATTGATTGATCAAGTTTTTTATCTGTTAAATTGTTGATTACTTTTGCTGTACCATCTGCGGATTGACTCCATTCATTCAAAAAATCAGTTACTCTACGATACATTGTAATTTTTCCCTCCCGTTCATATTCATAACTGTATGCTACCACATTTCGTATTTTAATATCCAATCATCTACTTTAATTATTTGAGTGACATCACGTCATCTACAGCGTACAATAGTAACATACATAAATACAGGAGGAAAAAATTAAAGAATGAGAACAATACACAAACAATGTGCAAAAATCGCCAATAGTAATATATTTTTAAATATTATTATTGGACTTATTATATTAAATGCAATTTTGGTCGGATTAGAGACCTATCCTTTTTTTGCGCAATTTTCTACCTTTATTATTTGGGCAGATTGGACATTACTAACAGTTT encodes:
- a CDS encoding DinB family protein; this encodes MYRRVTDFLNEWSQSADGTAKVINNLTDKKLDQSIVENHSTLGWLGWHLVNSPAFFGKLVGLDIDLSHDPDQVPEKAKDIAEAYNKMVQMVKDQVEQQLTDEALNEQVDSFGTPIPRGAILRKMVDHQTHHRGQMTVLLRQAGLSVPGVMGPTKEDQ